The Coffea arabica cultivar ET-39 chromosome 8e, Coffea Arabica ET-39 HiFi, whole genome shotgun sequence genome window below encodes:
- the LOC113704335 gene encoding probable clathrin assembly protein At4g32285 isoform X1 gives MAPSTIRKAIGAVKDQTSIGIAKVASNMAPELEVAIVKATSHDDDPAGEKYIREILHLTSSSRGYVNACVSAVSKRLGKTRDWIVALKCLMLIHRLLNDGDAIFQQEIMYATRRGTRLLNLSDFRDEAHSSSWDHSAFVRTYAFYLDQRLEMMVYDKKQSGSAHGEDRYRSPPGPSRGYGYDYDYNEFRDEPVYGMRRSRSSGDVREPKEEMKDVTPLREMTPERIFGKMGHLQRLLDRFLACRPTGLAKTERMIMVALYPMVKESFKLYADICEVLAILLDKFFDMEYQDCVKAFDAYTSAAKQIDELVGFYNWCKDIGVARSSEYPEVQRITGKLLETLEEFVRDRAKATKSPERKVEPQPVEREEEPVPDMNEIKALPAPESYTPPPPAEPEPPKPVVPEVAGDLVDLRDDGVTADDQGNKLALALFAGPVANNGNGSWEAFPANGQPEVTSAWQNPAVEGGKADWELALVETASNLSRQKAAMGGGLDPLLLNGMYDQGMVRQQVSSSHLSGGSASSVALPAPGKTPVLALPAPDGTVETVGQDPFAASLCIPPPPYVQMADMEKKQGLLVQEQVVWQQYARDGMQGQASLSKISAGGYYSPGQPPMMPYGMPPAYGMGVPPAGYCCREQGNITESSSIQEQERRFSIQIHLNNKKGDSRCGLD, from the exons ATGGCGCCCAGTACGATTCGGAAGGCGATCGGGGCAGTGAAGGACCAAACTAGCATAGGAATCGCCAAAGTAGCCAGCAACATGGCCCCCGAGCTGGAAGTTGCTATCGTTAAAGCTACTAGCCATGACGACGACCCTGCTGGGGAGAAGTACATTCGAGAAATCCTCCATCTCACCTCTTCTTCCCGAGGCTACGTCAACGCTTGCGTGTCGGCGGTTTCCAAAAGGTTGGGAAAAACCCGGGATTGGATTGTGGCCCTCAAGTGTTTGATGCTCATTCACCGCCTGCTCAACGACGGCGACGCCATTTTCCAGCAAGAAATCATGTATGCTACTAGGAGAGGTACTAGGCTGTTGAACTTGTCTGATTTCCGCGACGAGGCGCATTCTAGCTCGTGGGATCACTCCGCTTTTGTCAGGACTTACGCGTTTTATCTGGATCAGAGGCTGGAGATGATGGTGTATGACAAGAAGCAGAGTGGATCTGCCCATGGAGAAGACAGGTATAGATCTCCCCCCGGTCCCAGTCGGGGTTATGGCTATGATTATGATTACAATGAGTTTAGAGATGAGCCGGTTTATGGGATGAGGAGGTCGAGGTCATCCGGGGATGTCAGGGAGCCTAAAGAGGAGATGAAGGATGTGACCCCATTGAGGGAAATGACGCCCGAGCGGATTTTTGGAAAGATGGGACATCTGCAGAGGCTTTTGGATCGATTCTTGGCGTGTCGGCCGACGGGTTTGGCCAAGACTGAGAGGATGATTATGGTGGCACTGTATCCTATGGTGAAGGAGAGTTTCAAGTTGTATGCTGATATTTGTGAGGTTTTGGCTATTTTGTTGGACAAGTTCTTCGACATGGAGTATCAGGATTGTGTTAAGGCGTTTGATGCCTATACTAGTGCTGCCAAGCAGATTGATGAACTGGTTGGATTTTACAATTGGTGCAAGGATATTGGTGTAGCGAGGTCATCTGAGTATCCTGAAGTTCAGAGGATTACTGGTAAGTTGTTGGAGACTTTAGAGGAATTTGTGAGAGATAGAGCGAAGGCGACCAAGAGTCCTGAGAGGAAAGTGGAGCCTCAGCCCGTGGAGAGGGAGGAGGAGCCGGTACCGGATATGAATGAGATTAAGGCGCTGCCGGCACCAGAGAGTTACACTCCGCCGCCACCAGCCGAGCCCGAGCCTCCAAAGCCTGTTGTACCAGAGGTGGCTggagatttggtggatttgagGGACGATGGGGTGACTGCTGATGATCAGGGGAATAAGTTGGCATTGGCTTTGTTTGCTGGACCCGTGGCTAATAATGGAAATGGCTCGTGGGAAGCTTTCCCAGCGAATGGGCAACCTGAGGTAACCTCTGCTTGGCAGAATCCGGCTGTTGAGGGTGGGAAGGCTGACTGGGAGTTGGCCTTGGTGGAGACAGCTAGCAATTTGTCTAGACAGAAGGCTGCAATGGGTGGTGGGCTCGATCCTTTGTTACTGAATGGGATGTATGATCAAGGAATGGTTAGGCAACAAGTGAGCTCTTCCCATTTAAGTGGTGGAAGTGCGAGCAGTGTGGCTTTGCCTGCACCTGGAAAGACACCAGTCTTGGCGCTTCCTGCTCCTGATGGAACAGTCGAGACAGTTGGACAAGATCCATTTGCTGCGTCTTTGTgcattcctcctcctccttatGTACAAATGGCAGATATGGAAAAGAAGCAGGGGCTTTTAGTGCAGGAGCAAGTGGTATGGCAACAATATGCTAGAGATGGCATGCAAGGTCAAGCTAGTTTGTCTAAGATCAGCGCAGGGGGGTACTACTCTCCGGGCCAACCACCAATGATGCCTTATGGAATGCCTCCTGCATATGGAATGGGGGTCCCACCTGCAGG TTACTGTTGTCGCGAACAAGGAAATATTACTGAGTCATCAAGCATACAAGAACAAGAAAGGAGATTCTCGATACAAATTCACCTCAATAATAAGAAAGGGGATTCTCGATGTGGACTTGATTAG
- the LOC113704335 gene encoding putative clathrin assembly protein At2g25430 isoform X2: protein MAPSTIRKAIGAVKDQTSIGIAKVASNMAPELEVAIVKATSHDDDPAGEKYIREILHLTSSSRGYVNACVSAVSKRLGKTRDWIVALKCLMLIHRLLNDGDAIFQQEIMYATRRGTRLLNLSDFRDEAHSSSWDHSAFVRTYAFYLDQRLEMMVYDKKQSGSAHGEDRYRSPPGPSRGYGYDYDYNEFRDEPVYGMRRSRSSGDVREPKEEMKDVTPLREMTPERIFGKMGHLQRLLDRFLACRPTGLAKTERMIMVALYPMVKESFKLYADICEVLAILLDKFFDMEYQDCVKAFDAYTSAAKQIDELVGFYNWCKDIGVARSSEYPEVQRITGKLLETLEEFVRDRAKATKSPERKVEPQPVEREEEPVPDMNEIKALPAPESYTPPPPAEPEPPKPVVPEVAGDLVDLRDDGVTADDQGNKLALALFAGPVANNGNGSWEAFPANGQPEVTSAWQNPAVEGGKADWELALVETASNLSRQKAAMGGGLDPLLLNGMYDQGMVRQQVSSSHLSGGSASSVALPAPGKTPVLALPAPDGTVETVGQDPFAASLCIPPPPYVQMADMEKKQGLLVQEQVVWQQYARDGMQGQASLSKISAGGYYSPGQPPMMPYGMPPAYGMGVPPAGFLAL, encoded by the exons ATGGCGCCCAGTACGATTCGGAAGGCGATCGGGGCAGTGAAGGACCAAACTAGCATAGGAATCGCCAAAGTAGCCAGCAACATGGCCCCCGAGCTGGAAGTTGCTATCGTTAAAGCTACTAGCCATGACGACGACCCTGCTGGGGAGAAGTACATTCGAGAAATCCTCCATCTCACCTCTTCTTCCCGAGGCTACGTCAACGCTTGCGTGTCGGCGGTTTCCAAAAGGTTGGGAAAAACCCGGGATTGGATTGTGGCCCTCAAGTGTTTGATGCTCATTCACCGCCTGCTCAACGACGGCGACGCCATTTTCCAGCAAGAAATCATGTATGCTACTAGGAGAGGTACTAGGCTGTTGAACTTGTCTGATTTCCGCGACGAGGCGCATTCTAGCTCGTGGGATCACTCCGCTTTTGTCAGGACTTACGCGTTTTATCTGGATCAGAGGCTGGAGATGATGGTGTATGACAAGAAGCAGAGTGGATCTGCCCATGGAGAAGACAGGTATAGATCTCCCCCCGGTCCCAGTCGGGGTTATGGCTATGATTATGATTACAATGAGTTTAGAGATGAGCCGGTTTATGGGATGAGGAGGTCGAGGTCATCCGGGGATGTCAGGGAGCCTAAAGAGGAGATGAAGGATGTGACCCCATTGAGGGAAATGACGCCCGAGCGGATTTTTGGAAAGATGGGACATCTGCAGAGGCTTTTGGATCGATTCTTGGCGTGTCGGCCGACGGGTTTGGCCAAGACTGAGAGGATGATTATGGTGGCACTGTATCCTATGGTGAAGGAGAGTTTCAAGTTGTATGCTGATATTTGTGAGGTTTTGGCTATTTTGTTGGACAAGTTCTTCGACATGGAGTATCAGGATTGTGTTAAGGCGTTTGATGCCTATACTAGTGCTGCCAAGCAGATTGATGAACTGGTTGGATTTTACAATTGGTGCAAGGATATTGGTGTAGCGAGGTCATCTGAGTATCCTGAAGTTCAGAGGATTACTGGTAAGTTGTTGGAGACTTTAGAGGAATTTGTGAGAGATAGAGCGAAGGCGACCAAGAGTCCTGAGAGGAAAGTGGAGCCTCAGCCCGTGGAGAGGGAGGAGGAGCCGGTACCGGATATGAATGAGATTAAGGCGCTGCCGGCACCAGAGAGTTACACTCCGCCGCCACCAGCCGAGCCCGAGCCTCCAAAGCCTGTTGTACCAGAGGTGGCTggagatttggtggatttgagGGACGATGGGGTGACTGCTGATGATCAGGGGAATAAGTTGGCATTGGCTTTGTTTGCTGGACCCGTGGCTAATAATGGAAATGGCTCGTGGGAAGCTTTCCCAGCGAATGGGCAACCTGAGGTAACCTCTGCTTGGCAGAATCCGGCTGTTGAGGGTGGGAAGGCTGACTGGGAGTTGGCCTTGGTGGAGACAGCTAGCAATTTGTCTAGACAGAAGGCTGCAATGGGTGGTGGGCTCGATCCTTTGTTACTGAATGGGATGTATGATCAAGGAATGGTTAGGCAACAAGTGAGCTCTTCCCATTTAAGTGGTGGAAGTGCGAGCAGTGTGGCTTTGCCTGCACCTGGAAAGACACCAGTCTTGGCGCTTCCTGCTCCTGATGGAACAGTCGAGACAGTTGGACAAGATCCATTTGCTGCGTCTTTGTgcattcctcctcctccttatGTACAAATGGCAGATATGGAAAAGAAGCAGGGGCTTTTAGTGCAGGAGCAAGTGGTATGGCAACAATATGCTAGAGATGGCATGCAAGGTCAAGCTAGTTTGTCTAAGATCAGCGCAGGGGGGTACTACTCTCCGGGCCAACCACCAATGATGCCTTATGGAATGCCTCCTGCATATGGAATGGGGGTCCCACCTGCAGG GTTTCTTGCTCTCTAG
- the LOC113703328 gene encoding glycosyltransferase BC10-like — MLSPTPLSLLCALLVCLPLAIIFTITTPSSRSATSCLQTSTITTPNSSTPSSRSATCCLQTSTPTTSSTTRANKSATVRPLSALLPAVKTLKKPHNKNTTTAATDTVSSSSSSPSLSQAATVRGRAAPNETDEDDNSQLLRVNPNPKPPLKKLAFMFLTTTPLPFAPLWELFFNNTPKYLYNIYIHADPSFNYTTPPFRGVFARRVISSKPTRRHSPTLIAAARRLLSRALLDDASNYMFALLSPSCIPLHSFKFTYRILIKSKKSFIEILKDEPGAYERWAARGEEVMEPEVKFEDFRIGSQFWVLKRKHARTVARDRRLWSKFKLPCLSLDTCYPEEHYFPTLLRKADPQGCVPATLTHVDWRGGYGGHPRTYFEEEVGPEMIRALRKAKPRYGTEGSNASDWSGSVRRRRDPFLFARKFSPECVGPLMDMANDIILRD, encoded by the coding sequence ATGCTCTCTCCAACCCCCCTCTCCCTCCTTTGCGCTCTCCTCGTCTGTTTACCTCTTGCCATAATCTTCACCATCACCACCCCATCTAGCCGCTCCGCCACCTCCTGCCTTCAAACCTCCACCATCACCACCCCCAACTCCTCCACCCCATCTAGCCGCTCCGCCACCTGCTGCCTTCAAACCTCCACCCCCACCACCTCCAGTACTACTAGAGCAAATAAAAGTGCTACAGTTAGGCCACTCTCGGCTTTACTTCCCGCTGTCAAAACCTTAAAGAAACCCCACAACAAAAATACTACTACTGCTGCTACTGATACcgtttcatcttcttcttcttcaccaTCACTATCTCAAGCTGCCACCGTTCGCGGAAGAGCTGCCCCTAATGAAACGGATGAAGATGATAACTCGCAGCTGTTACGAGTCAACCCAAACCCAAAACCGCCCCTCAAGAAATTAGCTTTCATGTTCCTCACCACCACCCCGCTCCCATTCGCGCCCCTCTGGGAACTGTTCTTCAACAACACTCCCAAATATCTCTACAACATTTACATCCATGCAGACCCCAGCTTCAACTACACCACCCCGCCCTTCCGTGGCGTGTTCGCTCGCCGGGTCATTTCCTCCAAGCCAACTCGGAGACACTCCCCCACGCTCATCGCGGCAGCGCGTCGCCTGCTTTCCCGCGCGCTCCTCGACGACGCGTCAAACTACATGTTTGCCCTCCTCTCCCCTTCCTGCATCCCGCTCCACTCCTTCAAATTCACCTACAGGATCCTGATCAAGTCCAAGAAGAGCTTCATCGAGATCCTCAAGGACGAGCCCGGGGCGTACGAGCGGTGGGCGGCGCGTGGGGAGGAGGTGATGGAGCCGGAGGTGAAGTTCGAGGACTTTCGGATTGGGTCGCAGTTCTGGGTATTGAAACGGAAGCACGCGAGGACCGTCGCGCGTGACAGGCGGCTGTGGTCCAAGTTCAAGCTGCCGTGCCTGAGCCTGGACACGTGTTACCCGGAGGAGCACTATTTTCCGACTCTGCTGAGGAAGGCGGACCCACAGGGATGCGTCCCGGCGACGCTGACGCATGTGGACTGGAGGGGCGGCTACGGGGGTCACCCGAGGACGTATTTTGAGGAGGAGGTGGGACCGGAGATGATCAGGGCCCTCAGAAAAGCCAAGCCCAGATACGGAACGGAAGGATCCAACGCGTCGGATTGGTCAGGGAGCGTGAGGAGAAGGCGTGACCCGTTTCTGTTTGCGAGGAAATTTTCCCCGGAGTGTGTCGGGCCGCTAATGGACATGGCTAATGATATCATCCTCCGGGATTAA